One Phycisphaerae bacterium RAS2 DNA window includes the following coding sequences:
- the amnD gene encoding 2-aminomuconate deaminase produces the protein MTENDRIVSSRAPEPVGAFPHARRAGNLLFLSGIGPRKRASKEIPGVTLNSAGEIISYDIEVQTRAVFENVRLVLEDAGSAWENIVDVQVFLTDMKRDFATFNRLYADHFATNQPTRTTIEVGSLPTPIAVELKVIALI, from the coding sequence GTGACCGAGAACGACCGAATTGTAAGCTCCCGCGCGCCCGAGCCCGTGGGCGCGTTTCCGCACGCTCGGCGCGCGGGCAATCTGCTTTTCCTCTCCGGCATCGGACCACGTAAGCGCGCCAGCAAGGAGATTCCCGGCGTCACGCTCAACTCGGCGGGTGAAATCATCTCATACGACATCGAGGTGCAGACCCGCGCGGTGTTCGAGAATGTCCGGCTCGTGCTCGAAGACGCCGGTTCCGCATGGGAGAACATCGTCGATGTGCAGGTGTTCCTCACGGACATGAAGCGCGACTTCGCGACCTTCAACAGGCTCTATGCGGACCATTTCGCAACCAATCAGCCAACCCGCACGACCATCGAGGTCGGCTCCCTTCCGACTCCCATCGCGGTCGAGCTGAAAGTAATCGCATTAATTTGA
- the epsF_2 gene encoding Type II secretion system protein F — protein sequence MPTFQFEAMNAAGQEIKDEVDAPTSEDAIAKIRAQGYFPTKVRQKGGAKKAAAAGPAKRRSTGGIGGVSQKQLTQFTRQLSTLMDAGLPILRSLRILEQQQKPGVLRVALRYVAEDVESGSTLSEAMARHPKVFDRLYSNMVAAGEAGGVLDVILQRLADFMEKAQKLKRKVIGAMVYPVCVITFALLIVSGIMYFVVPKFKTIFADFGAKLPGLTMLLLGMSDWMIGKTTDANGKEVDMLIPGWAYIVVSPIAFFAAYKLIRQFKEGRYAMDVVKIKVPILGTILSKTSVARFTRTLGTLVAAGVPILEAITITKDTSGNEVYARALAKVHDAIREGESFATPLKATKVVDNLVVNMVDVGEETGDLDKMLIKVADNYDDEVETLVAGLVSLLEPVMVIVLGVMVGFIVIALFLPMVSLVNNLTGGGGGGGEL from the coding sequence ATGCCGACGTTTCAATTCGAAGCGATGAATGCCGCGGGGCAGGAAATCAAAGACGAGGTCGACGCCCCGACATCCGAAGACGCGATCGCGAAGATTCGCGCGCAGGGGTACTTCCCGACCAAGGTGCGCCAGAAAGGCGGCGCGAAGAAGGCGGCGGCCGCCGGGCCGGCCAAGCGTCGAAGCACGGGCGGCATCGGGGGCGTGTCGCAGAAGCAGCTCACGCAGTTTACGCGACAGTTGTCAACACTCATGGACGCCGGCCTGCCGATTCTTCGCTCGCTTCGAATTCTCGAGCAGCAACAGAAGCCGGGCGTGCTTCGCGTGGCGCTGCGATACGTCGCCGAGGACGTGGAGAGCGGCTCGACGCTGTCGGAGGCGATGGCGCGGCACCCGAAGGTGTTCGATCGGCTTTACTCGAACATGGTCGCCGCGGGCGAGGCGGGCGGTGTGCTGGACGTGATTCTCCAGCGTCTGGCCGATTTCATGGAGAAGGCGCAGAAGCTGAAGCGTAAGGTGATCGGCGCGATGGTGTACCCGGTGTGCGTCATCACCTTTGCGTTGCTGATCGTGTCGGGCATCATGTACTTCGTCGTGCCGAAGTTCAAGACGATCTTCGCCGACTTTGGCGCGAAGCTGCCGGGGTTGACCATGCTGCTGCTGGGCATGTCGGACTGGATGATCGGCAAGACGACCGATGCCAACGGCAAAGAAGTGGACATGCTGATCCCCGGCTGGGCATACATCGTGGTCTCGCCGATCGCCTTCTTCGCGGCGTACAAGCTAATTCGACAGTTCAAGGAAGGCCGCTACGCGATGGATGTCGTGAAGATCAAGGTGCCGATTCTCGGGACCATCCTGTCCAAGACATCGGTCGCGCGTTTCACGCGTACGCTTGGGACGCTCGTGGCGGCCGGTGTGCCGATTCTTGAAGCGATCACGATTACCAAGGACACATCCGGGAACGAGGTTTATGCCCGGGCGCTGGCCAAGGTGCACGACGCGATTCGCGAAGGTGAATCGTTCGCCACGCCGCTCAAGGCGACCAAGGTGGTGGACAACCTCGTCGTCAACATGGTGGACGTCGGCGAAGAGACCGGCGACCTCGACAAAATGCTGATTAAAGTGGCCGACAACTACGACGACGAAGTCGAAACGCTTGTGGCCGGCCTCGTCAGTCTGCTTGAACCCGTGATGGTCATCGTGCTGGGTGTCATGGTCGGTTTCATCGTCATCGCGCTGTTCCTGCCGATGGTCAGCCTGGTCAACAACCTGACGGGCGGCGGCGGCGGCGGCGGGGAACTGTGA
- the ppnK gene encoding putative inorganic polyphosphate/ATP-NAD kinase — protein MAANHRNQTPRFFLVGNAQKANVKVSFDRLARWLDGKGLLVGSDLDGKPAAINEAKPDYVVALGGDGTILNVVQAMQHRQVPIIGVNLGKLGYLAGFNENEFESQLDRILTDPDCVSRRMLLDVLLVDAGGSTWRGIALNDCVLRVGDPYRTVGLSVSIDDHPVTTIIGDGLIIATPTGSTAHNMACGGPIVQPDVSAIVMTPLCPHSLTHRPIVVAPDVRVKVDVRKTSAGVAVVLDGQVVRPVPGGASLLVHRSAEQVQLVMNPHRHQWDLLVQKLKWGQGFTGPA, from the coding sequence ATGGCTGCCAATCATCGAAACCAGACGCCGCGTTTCTTTCTGGTCGGCAATGCCCAGAAGGCCAACGTCAAGGTCTCGTTCGATCGCTTGGCCCGCTGGCTGGACGGCAAGGGTCTGCTCGTCGGCAGCGACCTCGATGGGAAGCCGGCGGCCATCAATGAGGCGAAACCCGATTACGTTGTCGCCCTCGGCGGGGATGGCACGATTCTGAACGTCGTCCAGGCCATGCAGCATCGGCAGGTGCCGATCATCGGCGTCAACCTCGGCAAGCTCGGCTACCTCGCGGGCTTCAATGAGAACGAGTTCGAATCGCAGCTTGATCGCATTCTGACCGATCCGGATTGCGTCAGCCGCCGGATGCTGCTCGATGTGCTGCTCGTGGACGCCGGTGGGAGCACATGGCGCGGCATCGCGCTGAATGACTGCGTGCTGCGTGTCGGCGACCCGTATCGCACCGTGGGGCTTTCGGTCAGCATCGATGACCACCCGGTGACCACCATCATCGGCGACGGCTTGATCATCGCCACGCCGACCGGATCGACGGCCCACAACATGGCCTGCGGCGGGCCGATCGTGCAGCCCGACGTAAGTGCCATTGTTATGACGCCGCTGTGCCCCCATTCGCTGACCCATCGGCCGATCGTCGTCGCGCCGGACGTGCGCGTGAAGGTAGATGTGCGCAAGACCAGCGCCGGCGTGGCAGTCGTGCTTGACGGCCAGGTCGTGCGGCCGGTCCCCGGCGGCGCGAGCCTCCTGGTGCATCGGTCGGCCGAACAGGTTCAGCTTGTCATGAATCCCCATCGCCACCAGTGGGACCTGCTCGTGCAGAAGCTCAAATGGGGGCAGGGCTTTACCGGGCCGGCGTGA